The Nicotiana tabacum cultivar K326 chromosome 14, ASM71507v2, whole genome shotgun sequence genome contains a region encoding:
- the LOC107791011 gene encoding AAA-ATPase At3g50940 produces the protein MSSSSAESKMALAKTVLSTVGSVAATAMLVRTIVHDYIPPEFHEYIFFGLKNIFTKFSNEFTMVIDEFDGLVNNEIYEAAEIYLGNKLSPNTHRLKISKPEKEKNFNVAMERNEEVTDIYNGQKFKWIWLCMQTEAKHFHNPRDMNSTLKSEVRSFELTFHKKNKDLALNSYLPYILKEAKQQKHENKTIKIHTVDYENIYNLHDMWKPVNLDHPATFETIAMELDQKDMILKDLERFVKRKEYYRKVGKAWKRGYLLFGPPGTGKSSLIAAMANYLNFDIYDLELTELRRNSHLRKLLVTTANKSILVVEDIDCTIDLQDNLANRAVVVANSHGFHQQESKVTLSGLLNFIDGLWSSCGDERIIIFTTNHIEKLDPALLRPGRMDVHIHMAYCTPCGFKLLASNYLGIKEHKLFKEIEELIGIEMVTPAEVAEQLLKQDEIEDSLKGLINFLNAKRKEKKVEITQVESVEKKLESDENGIKEKGLPNGKS, from the exons atgtcatcaTCTTCAGCAGAATCAAAAATGGCTTTGGCCAAGACTGTTTTATCGACAGTAGGCTCTGTTGCTGCAACAGCCATGTTAGTCCGTACTATAGTCCATGATTATATCCCACCAGAATTCCATGAATATATCTTTTTTGGACTTAAAAATATTTTCACCAAATTCTCAAATGAGTTTACAATGGTAATTGACGAATTTGATGGCCTTGTCAACAATGAAATTTATGAAGCTGCTGAAATCTATTTGGGCAACAAGTTGTCCCCTAACACCCACAGACTCAAAATCAGTAAGCCTGAGAAGGAGAAGAATTTTAACGTCGCGATGGAACGTAATGAGGAG GTGACAGATATTTATAATGGACAGAAATTCAAGTGGATTTGGCTCTGCATGCAAACAGAGGCTAAACATTTCCATAATCCTAGAGACATGAATTCCACTCTAAAATCAGAAGTAAGGTCTTTTGAGCTAAcatttcacaagaaaaacaaagaccTTGCCCTTAATTCTTACTTGCCTTACATTTTAAAAGAAGCAAAACAGCAAAAACATGAAAACAAGACAATCAAGATTCACACTGTAGATTATGAGAACATATACAATTTACATGACATGTGGAAGCCAGTAAATCTTGATCATCCTGCAACTTTTGAGACAATTGCAATGGAATTAGACCAAAAAGACATGATTTTGAAAGATTTAGAGAGATTTGTAAAGAGGAAAGAGTATTATAGAAAAGTAGGGAAAGCATGGAAAAGAGGGTATTTGTTGTTTGGTCCTCCGGGGACTGGGAAATCAAGTTTGATTGCTGCAATGGCTAATTATTTGAACTTTGATatatatgatttggagttgactgAGCTAAGGAGGAATTCACATTTAAGGAAGTTGTTGGTTACCACAGCTAATAAGTCAATTTTGGTGGTAGAGGATATTGACTGTACAATTGACTTGCAAGATAATTTGGCTAATCGAGCTGTCGTTGTTGCTAATTCACATGGTTTTCATCAGCAAGAAAGCAAG GTGACATTGTCTGGTTTACTGAATTTTATTGATGGACTATGGTCAAGTTGTGGCGACGAAAGAATCATAATTTTTACAACAAATCACATAGAAAAACTCGACCCTGCACTATTACGGCCTGGTAGAATGGACGTACATATTCATATGGCATATTGCACACCTTGTGGTTTTAAGCTTCTTGCTTCTAATTACCTTGGGATTAAAGAGCACAAACTTTTCAAAGAAATTGAGGAATTAATTGGCATAGAAATGGTAACGCCTGCAGAAGTGGCAGAGCAGCTGTTGAAGCAAGATGAGATTGAGGATTCCCTTAAAGGGTTAATTAATTTTCTAAATGcaaagagaaaagagaagaaagtggAAATAACTCAAGTGGAGTCTGTTGAGAAGAAGCTGGAAAGTGATGAAAAtgggattaaagaaaagggattACCAAATGGGAAAAGTTAA